One region of Bradyrhizobium betae genomic DNA includes:
- a CDS encoding helix-turn-helix domain-containing protein, whose amino-acid sequence MALLNVPLDQIDEARLLALIAAGAAESRTIDYKRDSYGNAHADLSEWLADISSFANTAGGDLLLGMDAANGTPSTITPLTMPMDPEILRLEQSARGGLQPRITNLTFHPIPIAVGGNVLLVRVPRSFNSPHRIIRQGSNRFWARSAAGKYEPDVNELRALFNNGPQLAERIRNFRLDRVAKIAAGEAPVKLMDGGIVTLHVVPLSAFDVGLAAVPIRKVMIDYTAFLPYGSRSYTNSRITFEGILQTSNADQQAAQHRAYLQLYRNGIVETLTSTLAARSSGTPIISGLDDNLINEVQRILRDLAFYSIEPPYAVFVSLLEVKDMRIHLVRDPRDSSWYDNLSSPLDRDQYHFDEVIFETEPADAAECANVIRPILDQLANAGGTPGSPVFDASGVFVPFQRR is encoded by the coding sequence ATGGCTCTTCTAAACGTGCCGCTCGATCAGATTGATGAAGCCCGGCTCTTGGCGTTAATCGCCGCAGGCGCCGCGGAAAGCCGCACGATCGACTACAAGCGGGATAGCTACGGCAACGCGCACGCCGATCTCTCGGAATGGCTTGCTGACATCTCGTCATTTGCGAACACCGCGGGCGGTGACTTGCTGCTCGGCATGGATGCGGCCAACGGCACCCCCTCGACCATCACGCCGCTCACGATGCCGATGGACCCGGAGATTTTGCGCTTAGAGCAGAGCGCGCGAGGCGGGCTCCAACCACGCATCACGAACCTCACTTTTCATCCGATCCCGATCGCAGTCGGCGGCAACGTCCTGTTGGTTCGTGTGCCGCGGAGCTTCAATTCGCCGCACAGGATCATCCGCCAAGGCAGCAATAGGTTCTGGGCGCGATCGGCGGCCGGCAAGTATGAGCCGGACGTCAATGAACTCCGCGCGCTGTTCAACAACGGCCCTCAACTCGCCGAGCGCATCCGGAATTTCCGGCTCGATCGCGTGGCAAAGATCGCCGCAGGCGAGGCACCGGTTAAGCTGATGGATGGCGGCATCGTCACGCTTCATGTTGTTCCGCTCTCAGCTTTCGATGTCGGCTTGGCGGCCGTTCCTATTCGCAAAGTCATGATAGATTACACCGCGTTTTTGCCCTATGGCTCGCGGTCATACACCAATTCGCGAATCACCTTCGAAGGCATTCTCCAGACATCGAACGCGGATCAGCAAGCCGCCCAACATCGCGCGTATCTACAGCTCTATCGCAACGGCATCGTTGAGACGCTGACTTCAACTCTCGCCGCGCGCAGCAGCGGCACGCCAATTATTTCGGGGCTCGACGACAATCTGATCAATGAAGTGCAACGCATTCTGCGCGATCTCGCGTTTTACAGCATTGAGCCGCCCTACGCGGTGTTCGTCAGTCTGCTTGAAGTGAAAGATATGAGAATCCACCTCGTACGTGATCCGCGAGATTCCAGCTGGTATGACAACCTCAGCAGCCCGCTCGACAGGGATCAGTATCACTTTGACGAAGTGATTTTCGAGACGGAGCCGGCGGATGCGGCAGAGTGCGCCAACGTGATCCGCCCGATCCTCGATCAGCTCGCTAATGCCGGCGGCACGCCCGGCTCTCCCGTGTTCGATGCGAGTGGTGTTTTCGTCCCGTTCCAGCGGCGCTGA